A genomic window from Etheostoma spectabile isolate EspeVRDwgs_2016 chromosome 13, UIUC_Espe_1.0, whole genome shotgun sequence includes:
- the c13h5orf15 gene encoding keratinocyte-associated transmembrane protein 2 isoform X1, with product MATCGKMGRSGRNMFALSLVICLQLFASGCLSAPVNNGTEVTIQGKPGENASQNLNLTIVNEKPGGAEPPPSQQVSTKDPSTTAGNISASTEEDAPEDNHTIAITPKMSNMHKKTNPVTIIGSSDNTQQKTNVSNGDTRTDVAGEKPDKKNTTGGLASETTPASSPEVPSTSALAPEPVTEEVETPAAISKPANTLNSFTLQDTEADLLQPTDKLPAPHMDPDGYPDEDNDDDTVYSNNEGYEDDVKDRTVSRLQPDGMEVTRYKGADSYNTEDEDSHFFFHLVILAFLVAIVYITYHNKRKIFLLAQSRRWKDGLCSRNTVEYHRLDQNVNEAMPSLKMTRDYIF from the exons ATGGCGACGTGCGGAAAGATGGGACGAAGCGGAAGAAATATGTTTGCTCTTTCCCTGGTTATTTGCCTCCAACTGTTCGCCAGCGGCTGCCTGTCAGCTCCAGTAAATAACGGTACTGAAG TAACAATCCAAGGGAAACCGGGGGAAAACGCATCTCAGAATCTTAATTTGACCATTGTGAACGAGAAGCCAGGTGGCGCAGAGCCTCCGCCATCTCAACAGGTTTCAACGAAGGATCCTTCCACAACTGCTGGCAATATCTCCGCATCAACAGAGGAAGATGCTCCTGAAGACAACCACACAATAGCCATTACACCGAAAATGTCTAACATGCATAAGAAAACGAATCCAGTCACCATCATTGGCAGCTCTGATAATACACAGCAGAAAACAAATGTTAGCAATGGGGACACAAGAACAGATGTGGCTGGAGAGAAACCAGACAAAAAGAATACAACAGGTGGACTTGCTTCCGAAACCACCCCAGCTTCTAGTCCAGAAGTTCCCAGCACTTCTGCCCTAGCCCCTGAACCTGTCACGGAAGAGGTAGAAACACCAGCCGCCATCTCCAAACCCGCCAACACCCTGAACTCGTTCACACTGCAGGACACTGAGGCAGACCTGCTGCAGCCCACTGACAAATTACCAGCACCTCATATGGATCCGGATGGTTACCCAGATGAAGACAACGATGACGACACTGTCTACAGTAACAACGAAGGATATGAAGATGATGTCAAAGACAGGACTGTGAGCAGGCTGCAGCCAGACGGTATGGAGGTGACCCGTTACAAGGGAGCAGACAGCTACAACACAGAGGATGAGGACTCTCACTTCTTCTTTCATCTGGTCATTCTGGCTTTCCTGGTGGCAATCGTTTACATCACCTATCACAACAAGAGGAAG ATCTTCCTCCTGGCTCAGAGTCGGCGCTGGAAGGACGGTCTGTGTTCCCGCAACACCGTGGAGTATCACCGCCTGGACCAAAACGTCAACGAGGCCATGCCCTCCCTCAAGATGACCCGAGACTACATTTTCTGA
- the c13h5orf15 gene encoding keratinocyte-associated transmembrane protein 2 isoform X2 — translation MATCGKMGRSGRNMFALSLVICLQLFASGCLSAPVNNVTIQGKPGENASQNLNLTIVNEKPGGAEPPPSQQVSTKDPSTTAGNISASTEEDAPEDNHTIAITPKMSNMHKKTNPVTIIGSSDNTQQKTNVSNGDTRTDVAGEKPDKKNTTGGLASETTPASSPEVPSTSALAPEPVTEEVETPAAISKPANTLNSFTLQDTEADLLQPTDKLPAPHMDPDGYPDEDNDDDTVYSNNEGYEDDVKDRTVSRLQPDGMEVTRYKGADSYNTEDEDSHFFFHLVILAFLVAIVYITYHNKRKIFLLAQSRRWKDGLCSRNTVEYHRLDQNVNEAMPSLKMTRDYIF, via the exons ATGGCGACGTGCGGAAAGATGGGACGAAGCGGAAGAAATATGTTTGCTCTTTCCCTGGTTATTTGCCTCCAACTGTTCGCCAGCGGCTGCCTGTCAGCTCCAGTAAATAACG TAACAATCCAAGGGAAACCGGGGGAAAACGCATCTCAGAATCTTAATTTGACCATTGTGAACGAGAAGCCAGGTGGCGCAGAGCCTCCGCCATCTCAACAGGTTTCAACGAAGGATCCTTCCACAACTGCTGGCAATATCTCCGCATCAACAGAGGAAGATGCTCCTGAAGACAACCACACAATAGCCATTACACCGAAAATGTCTAACATGCATAAGAAAACGAATCCAGTCACCATCATTGGCAGCTCTGATAATACACAGCAGAAAACAAATGTTAGCAATGGGGACACAAGAACAGATGTGGCTGGAGAGAAACCAGACAAAAAGAATACAACAGGTGGACTTGCTTCCGAAACCACCCCAGCTTCTAGTCCAGAAGTTCCCAGCACTTCTGCCCTAGCCCCTGAACCTGTCACGGAAGAGGTAGAAACACCAGCCGCCATCTCCAAACCCGCCAACACCCTGAACTCGTTCACACTGCAGGACACTGAGGCAGACCTGCTGCAGCCCACTGACAAATTACCAGCACCTCATATGGATCCGGATGGTTACCCAGATGAAGACAACGATGACGACACTGTCTACAGTAACAACGAAGGATATGAAGATGATGTCAAAGACAGGACTGTGAGCAGGCTGCAGCCAGACGGTATGGAGGTGACCCGTTACAAGGGAGCAGACAGCTACAACACAGAGGATGAGGACTCTCACTTCTTCTTTCATCTGGTCATTCTGGCTTTCCTGGTGGCAATCGTTTACATCACCTATCACAACAAGAGGAAG ATCTTCCTCCTGGCTCAGAGTCGGCGCTGGAAGGACGGTCTGTGTTCCCGCAACACCGTGGAGTATCACCGCCTGGACCAAAACGTCAACGAGGCCATGCCCTCCCTCAAGATGACCCGAGACTACATTTTCTGA